In a genomic window of Pseudoalteromonas ulvae UL12:
- the nth gene encoding endonuclease III — MNKEKRHQILTRLRDNNPHPETELEYSSPFELLVAVTLSAQATDVGVNKATRKLFPVANTPQAILDLGHDTLRDYIKTIGLFNSKAANVYKMCQILVDKHNSEVPENREALEALPGVGRKTANVVLNTAFGWPTIAVDTHIDRVSNRTKFAMGKNVVEVEKKLEKVVPAEFKVDVHHWLILHGRYVCTARKPKCGSCLIEDLCEFKEKTE; from the coding sequence ATGAATAAAGAAAAACGTCACCAAATACTTACGCGCCTACGCGATAACAACCCACACCCTGAAACGGAGCTTGAATATTCCAGCCCGTTTGAGCTACTCGTTGCCGTCACCCTTTCAGCACAAGCCACCGATGTGGGAGTGAATAAAGCCACTCGCAAGCTGTTTCCTGTCGCCAATACCCCGCAAGCCATTTTAGATCTTGGCCACGATACGCTGCGTGACTACATCAAAACCATCGGCTTATTTAATTCAAAAGCCGCGAACGTCTACAAAATGTGCCAAATACTGGTTGATAAGCACAATAGTGAAGTCCCCGAAAATCGCGAAGCCCTCGAAGCCCTACCGGGCGTAGGCCGAAAAACGGCCAATGTCGTTCTTAACACGGCCTTTGGCTGGCCAACAATAGCCGTCGACACCCACATCGACCGCGTATCAAACCGCACTAAATTTGCCATGGGCAAAAACGTGGTTGAGGTTGAGAAAAAACTCGAAAAAGTAGTACCTGCAGAATTTAAAGTAGACGTACATCATTGGCTCATTCTACACGGCCGTTATGTATGCACCGCCCGTAAACCAAAATGTGGTTCGTGTCTTATTGAAGATTTATGTGAGTTTAAAGAGAAAACAGAGTAA
- the rsxD gene encoding electron transport complex subunit RsxD: MKLNMLSSPHSHSQKSLSSLMISVILACIPGLIAMWYFFGYGVFIQLALAIVTAISCEAAVLKLRKRSILPSLKDYSAVLTAVLLALSIPSLAPWWIIVIGTFFAITIVKQLYGGLGFNLFNPAMAAYVLLLISFPVQMTSWLPIETLQTHALSAADHLWVVLTGFSQNGFSLAQLKLDVDGITMATPLDSLKTDLNKGLTVTESMQQAVFGQFAGLGWQWVNLGFLLGGVYLIKAKVINWHIPVSILASITVCASIGYLISPDQTAGPIFHLLSGATMFAAFFIATDPVSAATTNKGRLIYGALIGLLIYIIRTVGGYPDAVAFAVLLLNMSVPLIDYYTQPRTYGHRNAL; this comes from the coding sequence ATGAAACTCAACATGTTAAGTTCTCCCCATAGCCACAGTCAAAAATCACTGTCCTCTTTAATGATCAGCGTGATACTTGCCTGTATTCCGGGCCTTATTGCGATGTGGTATTTCTTTGGTTATGGCGTATTTATCCAATTAGCGTTAGCAATCGTCACAGCCATTAGTTGCGAAGCTGCGGTACTAAAATTGCGCAAACGATCCATACTGCCTTCATTAAAAGATTACAGCGCCGTGTTGACGGCGGTGCTACTGGCATTAAGTATCCCTTCGTTAGCACCTTGGTGGATTATTGTGATTGGTACTTTCTTTGCCATCACAATCGTAAAACAACTGTATGGCGGTTTAGGGTTTAACCTATTTAATCCAGCTATGGCCGCGTACGTGCTTTTGCTAATTTCTTTTCCGGTGCAAATGACTTCTTGGTTACCCATCGAAACCTTGCAAACTCATGCACTGAGTGCCGCTGATCACCTTTGGGTCGTGTTGACTGGTTTTAGCCAAAATGGCTTTAGCCTTGCTCAACTTAAACTCGATGTTGATGGCATCACCATGGCGACTCCACTTGATTCTCTCAAAACGGATCTCAACAAAGGATTAACCGTTACCGAAAGTATGCAACAGGCTGTTTTTGGTCAATTTGCAGGTCTTGGTTGGCAATGGGTTAATTTAGGTTTTCTGCTCGGCGGTGTATACCTGATAAAAGCAAAGGTTATAAACTGGCATATTCCAGTTTCCATTTTGGCGAGCATCACTGTTTGTGCGAGCATCGGCTACCTAATATCTCCTGATCAAACCGCAGGCCCTATTTTTCATTTATTAAGTGGCGCGACCATGTTTGCAGCATTTTTCATTGCCACCGATCCGGTCAGTGCTGCAACAACCAACAAAGGCCGTTTAATCTATGGCGCACTCATTGGCTTACTGATTTATATCATTCGAACTGTTGGCGGTTATCCGGACGCAGTGGCCTTTGCCGTATTATTACTTAATATGTCAGTGCCCTTAATCGATTATTACACTCAGCCGCGCACTTACGGCCATAGGAATGCCTTATGA
- the rsxG gene encoding electron transport complex subunit RsxG → MILPSMSKNGGILAAFALLTTGAVTLVQLATADQIALQEQKKLMNTLSQVLPSTRYDNQLYLDCTIVSAEALGTLAPHTIYRARKAGENIALLVQSTAPDGYSGKIEILSAIYRDGTVAGVRVLNHKETPGLGDKVEPEKSDWIHSFVDQQLLLTDDSRWAVKKDGGQFDQFTGATITPRAVVNSVKSANTYVQTHFDALFAKRNQCDGSQS, encoded by the coding sequence ATGATATTGCCTTCTATGAGTAAAAATGGCGGTATTCTTGCTGCATTCGCTTTATTGACGACGGGAGCTGTGACCTTAGTTCAGTTAGCTACAGCCGATCAAATTGCCCTTCAAGAGCAAAAAAAGCTGATGAATACTCTATCTCAAGTGCTCCCTAGCACCCGCTATGATAATCAGCTCTATCTTGATTGCACGATTGTCAGTGCAGAAGCGCTTGGCACCTTAGCCCCACATACTATTTACCGTGCCCGTAAAGCAGGTGAAAACATCGCGTTACTGGTGCAAAGCACTGCGCCTGATGGCTACAGTGGCAAAATCGAAATACTTTCTGCGATCTATCGAGACGGTACAGTTGCAGGTGTGCGAGTACTTAATCACAAAGAAACACCGGGACTAGGTGATAAAGTCGAACCTGAAAAATCAGACTGGATCCACTCGTTTGTTGATCAACAGTTGCTCCTTACCGACGACAGTCGTTGGGCGGTTAAAAAAGATGGCGGGCAATTTGACCAATTCACCGGAGCCACCATCACGCCTCGTGCGGTGGTCAACAGTGTCAAATCAGCCAACACGTATGTACAAACTCATTTTGATGCCTTATTTGCCAAGCGCAATCAGTGCGACGGGAGCCAATCATGA
- a CDS encoding electron transport complex subunit E — protein sequence MNDALKTITEQGLWKNNPALVQLLGLCPLLAVTATITNALGLGLATLLVLMGSNITVSLVRNWVPKEIRIPVFVMIIAAFVTIIELLMNAYTFSLYQSLGIFIPLIVTNCAIIGRAEAFASKNTVALSAWDGFMMGLGFTCVLVVLGAVRELLGQGTLFDGAHLLLGQWATVLRIEVFEFDSQFLLAILPPGAFIAMGFLIAAKNIIDEQLKAHQAPVAQPEKGPRARVTSLT from the coding sequence ATGAATGACGCTTTAAAAACGATTACCGAGCAAGGACTCTGGAAAAACAACCCTGCCCTCGTTCAATTATTAGGCTTGTGCCCATTATTGGCCGTCACCGCGACCATCACCAACGCGCTTGGTTTAGGGCTTGCGACATTATTGGTTTTAATGGGTTCCAATATTACCGTTTCGTTAGTGCGTAACTGGGTACCAAAAGAAATCCGCATCCCCGTTTTTGTGATGATTATCGCCGCCTTTGTGACCATCATTGAATTATTGATGAACGCCTATACTTTTTCACTCTATCAATCCCTCGGGATTTTTATTCCTCTGATTGTCACCAATTGCGCCATTATTGGCCGCGCAGAAGCCTTTGCGTCAAAAAATACCGTGGCTTTATCAGCATGGGATGGTTTTATGATGGGTCTGGGTTTTACCTGTGTGTTAGTGGTACTTGGCGCTGTGCGAGAGCTGCTCGGCCAAGGAACCTTATTTGATGGCGCACATTTGCTATTAGGACAATGGGCGACCGTCTTGCGCATTGAAGTATTTGAATTCGACAGCCAGTTTTTACTCGCAATCTTACCGCCAGGGGCGTTCATCGCGATGGGATTTCTCATCGCAGCAAAAAATATCATCGATGAACAACTTAAAGCACACCAAGCACCGGTTGCACAACCAGAAAAGGGGCCTAGAGCAAGGGTCACTAGTTTAACTTAA